A single region of the Actinoplanes sp. SE50/110 genome encodes:
- a CDS encoding dienelactone hydrolase family protein, whose translation MHSLHFTAQTTADGVLERDFLVGDIPGVLWSPAGDAGPGPLILMGHGGGLHKKTPAQAARARDLVTAHGFRVAAIDAPGHGDRPRGPEDDRARAAFASGDPSLFRSASVRYGIHLAAQAVPEWQQTLDALQQLPEIGPDAPIGYGGGITLGTAIGLQLTAADPRIRAAVFGSGFFVYDAARQAARRITVPVQFLMPWDDEHVTRAEALELFDAFASPEKTLHANPGDHRRIRWYGLDHDFLPRHLK comes from the coding sequence ATGCACTCGCTCCACTTCACCGCCCAGACCACCGCCGACGGCGTCCTCGAACGCGACTTCCTCGTCGGTGACATCCCCGGCGTCCTCTGGTCACCGGCCGGCGACGCCGGTCCCGGCCCGCTGATCCTCATGGGTCACGGCGGTGGCCTGCACAAGAAGACCCCCGCCCAGGCGGCCCGGGCCCGCGACCTGGTCACCGCCCACGGTTTCCGGGTCGCCGCGATCGACGCCCCCGGCCACGGCGACCGCCCCCGCGGCCCCGAGGACGACCGGGCCCGCGCCGCCTTCGCCTCCGGCGACCCGTCGCTGTTCCGGTCGGCCAGCGTCCGCTACGGCATCCACCTGGCCGCCCAGGCGGTTCCCGAGTGGCAGCAGACCCTGGACGCGCTGCAACAGCTGCCGGAGATCGGCCCGGACGCGCCGATCGGTTACGGCGGCGGCATCACCCTGGGCACCGCGATCGGCCTCCAGCTGACCGCGGCAGATCCCCGGATCAGGGCCGCCGTCTTCGGCAGCGGCTTCTTCGTGTACGACGCGGCCCGGCAAGCCGCGCGCCGGATCACCGTCCCGGTCCAGTTCCTGATGCCGTGGGACGACGAACACGTCACCCGGGCCGAGGCCCTGGAGCTGTTCGACGCGTTCGCCAGCCCGGAGAAGACCCTGCACGCCAACCCGGGCGACCACCGGCGGATCCGGTGGTACGGCCTCGACCACGACTTCCTGCCCCGCCACCTGAAGTGA
- a CDS encoding alkaline phosphatase family protein, producing MTAGTTATVVLAGAGVAYGSTLPFGHDQVGQVTAKGQVVSADQYIDPIGKRLVIDKGKIMSAVVSPDGTHVAASITDGGMALAVVDLTTWRVQQLIGNNAAADLKISGNDVGQEGPTYSPDGRQLWLAQATGYRRFTVHDDGTLADPAFVPIPTDATKKALAGQAVFSADGATVYAAVNGQNRVVAIDAATGAITRSWATGNAPRDLALVGSKLYVSNEGGRTAVTGDTTLNSYDTQVPANPVTGATTTGTVSVINVADPDAAVGSITVGLHPTAVYAHGSTLFVTNTATNDVSVIDTARDAVVQTIATQPWPEASVGYEPDAVTLTGDGHLLVTLGRANAVAVYRFRGAQEPVSYVGLLPTDYFPAEIATVGGQVLVANTRGIDARRPTTAAGHGSHDTTSSLQRFALPADRVIKAYTAKVFRQNGWTPGSVVEAPKRGRVRATPVPARLGDPSTIKHVFLIVKENRTYDQMFGDEPRADGDPAVAEFGETVTPNQHALERQFGLYDNTYDIGTNSAEGHNWLMQADDPEYTESSAGEYTRSYDTEDDALGHQRTGFIWTGAQAAGRTVRDFGEFHQFLTKPADATWQNLYCDAKTMSAAGADTAYHLVSSSPIPSLNSVSVPGFPKFDTAVPDIYRYEIWKRDFEHNGPANLNMFWLSSDHTGGPPSAAAQVADNDLAVGKMVDTISHSKYWKDSAIFVVEDDSQAGLDHVDGHRAPIQVISPYARHGVVDSRYYSQITMIRTIEQILGVHPMNQKDSAATPMVTAFTGRPDFTPFTALPNRTSLTLGLSTPPPCGADTPVAAAPAAAVPAAVTPLVAQWEAWKSRQRLTGPDAVPDFANPAQMNHFTWYQTHNWTKPYPGEATIVAPDRVPGAYLPSTDTD from the coding sequence GTGACCGCCGGGACGACCGCGACGGTCGTGCTGGCCGGGGCCGGGGTGGCCTACGGGTCGACCCTCCCGTTCGGTCACGACCAGGTCGGACAGGTCACCGCGAAGGGGCAGGTGGTCTCCGCCGATCAGTACATCGACCCGATCGGCAAGCGCCTGGTCATCGACAAGGGCAAGATCATGTCCGCGGTGGTGAGCCCGGACGGCACGCACGTGGCCGCGTCGATCACCGACGGCGGGATGGCGCTGGCCGTCGTCGACCTCACGACGTGGCGGGTGCAGCAGCTGATCGGCAACAACGCGGCCGCCGACCTGAAGATCAGCGGTAACGACGTCGGGCAGGAGGGTCCCACCTACTCCCCCGACGGCAGACAGCTGTGGCTTGCCCAGGCGACCGGATACCGCAGATTCACCGTGCACGACGACGGCACGCTCGCCGACCCGGCGTTCGTCCCGATCCCCACCGACGCGACGAAGAAGGCCCTGGCCGGGCAGGCCGTGTTCAGCGCGGACGGCGCTACCGTGTACGCCGCGGTCAACGGGCAGAACCGGGTGGTCGCGATCGACGCGGCGACCGGTGCGATCACCCGGAGCTGGGCAACCGGCAACGCGCCGCGGGACCTGGCGCTGGTCGGGTCCAAGCTGTACGTCAGCAACGAGGGCGGGCGCACCGCGGTCACCGGCGACACCACGCTGAACTCTTACGACACGCAGGTGCCGGCCAATCCGGTGACCGGCGCGACGACGACCGGCACGGTCAGCGTGATCAACGTGGCGGATCCGGACGCGGCGGTCGGCAGCATCACCGTGGGGCTGCACCCGACCGCGGTGTACGCGCACGGCAGCACGCTGTTCGTCACCAACACCGCCACCAACGACGTCTCGGTGATCGACACCGCCCGGGACGCGGTGGTGCAGACGATCGCCACGCAGCCCTGGCCGGAGGCGTCGGTCGGGTACGAGCCGGATGCGGTGACCCTGACCGGCGACGGGCACCTGCTGGTCACCCTGGGACGGGCGAACGCCGTCGCGGTCTACCGGTTCCGCGGGGCACAGGAGCCGGTCAGCTACGTGGGGCTGCTGCCGACCGACTACTTCCCGGCCGAGATCGCGACGGTCGGCGGGCAGGTGCTGGTGGCCAACACCCGGGGCATCGACGCGCGGCGGCCCACCACCGCGGCCGGGCACGGCAGCCACGACACCACGTCCAGCCTGCAGCGGTTCGCGCTGCCCGCGGATCGGGTGATCAAGGCGTACACCGCCAAGGTCTTCCGGCAGAACGGCTGGACCCCGGGCTCGGTGGTCGAGGCCCCGAAACGGGGACGCGTGCGGGCGACGCCGGTGCCGGCGCGGCTCGGCGACCCGTCGACGATCAAACACGTGTTCCTGATCGTCAAGGAGAACCGGACGTACGACCAGATGTTCGGCGACGAGCCACGGGCGGACGGTGACCCTGCGGTGGCCGAGTTCGGCGAGACCGTGACGCCGAACCAGCACGCGCTCGAACGGCAGTTCGGGCTGTACGACAACACCTACGACATCGGCACCAACTCGGCCGAAGGGCACAACTGGCTGATGCAGGCCGACGACCCGGAGTACACCGAGTCCTCGGCCGGCGAGTACACGCGCAGCTACGACACCGAGGACGATGCACTGGGTCACCAGCGGACCGGGTTCATCTGGACCGGCGCGCAGGCGGCCGGCAGGACGGTGCGCGACTTCGGCGAATTCCACCAGTTCCTCACCAAGCCGGCCGATGCGACCTGGCAGAACCTGTACTGCGACGCGAAGACCATGAGCGCCGCGGGGGCGGACACGGCGTACCACCTCGTGTCGTCCTCGCCGATCCCGTCGCTGAACAGCGTGTCGGTGCCCGGCTTCCCGAAGTTCGACACCGCGGTGCCGGACATCTACCGGTACGAGATCTGGAAGCGGGACTTCGAGCACAACGGCCCGGCGAACCTGAACATGTTCTGGCTGTCCAGCGACCACACCGGTGGCCCGCCGAGCGCCGCCGCGCAGGTCGCCGACAACGATCTCGCGGTCGGGAAGATGGTCGACACCATCTCGCACTCGAAGTACTGGAAGGACTCGGCGATCTTCGTGGTCGAGGACGACTCGCAGGCCGGGCTGGACCACGTCGACGGGCATCGGGCGCCGATCCAGGTCATCAGCCCGTACGCGCGGCACGGTGTGGTGGACAGCCGGTACTACTCGCAGATCACGATGATCCGCACGATCGAGCAGATCCTCGGGGTCCACCCGATGAACCAGAAGGACAGCGCGGCCACGCCGATGGTCACCGCGTTCACCGGGCGGCCGGACTTCACGCCGTTCACCGCGCTGCCGAACCGCACCTCGCTGACCCTGGGCCTGTCGACGCCGCCGCCGTGCGGTGCGGACACCCCGGTGGCGGCAGCCCCCGCGGCGGCCGTCCCGGCGGCGGTCACCCCGCTGGTCGCGCAGTGGGAGGCGTGGAAGTCCCGGCAGCGGCTGACCGGTCCGGACGCGGTGCCTGACTTCGCCAACCCGGCGCAGATGAACCACTTCACCTGGTATCAGACGCACAACTGGACCAAGCCGTACCCGGGGGAGGCGACGATCGTCGCGCCCGATCGGGTGCCGGGGGCGTACCTGCCGTCGACAGATACCGACTAA
- a CDS encoding NAD(P)/FAD-dependent oxidoreductase: MTKILISGAGLGGLALAQALHRGGFEVAVHERDPGPQTRGQGYRLHIDADGNAALRDCLPPAVLDLVRDTSGVTGDLVATLTPDLRRVFAQEFPGIPDTEITNVDRETFRRGLLTGVTDLVHFGHTVADYRVTEAGRVRVTFAEGGTDEGDLLVGADGAGSAVRARLLPGAAPRDLGLRCRYGRMPIDATTGPLIPADFRRGFCWVTGSGGWGAGFAPVVYRDGRPGYLMIALVGPAGTGQPDDWHPKIQQLLSYADGSSFFPITIRASVRTDPWAPGPVTLLGDAVHTMPPAGGVGANTALQDAATLAAELLSGRPLPDAVAAYERVMIPRGYDTVERSVQMITQMSGATHS; encoded by the coding sequence ATGACGAAAATCCTGATCAGCGGCGCCGGTCTCGGTGGTCTCGCGCTCGCCCAGGCCCTGCACCGCGGCGGCTTCGAGGTCGCCGTCCACGAGCGTGACCCCGGTCCGCAGACCCGCGGTCAGGGCTACCGCCTGCACATCGACGCGGATGGCAACGCCGCCCTGCGCGACTGTCTGCCGCCCGCCGTCCTCGATCTGGTTCGGGACACCAGCGGTGTCACCGGCGACCTGGTCGCCACCCTGACCCCCGACCTGCGGCGGGTGTTCGCCCAGGAGTTCCCCGGCATCCCGGACACGGAGATCACCAACGTCGATCGGGAGACGTTCCGCCGCGGCCTGCTCACCGGTGTGACCGACCTCGTCCACTTCGGCCACACCGTGGCCGACTACCGGGTCACCGAGGCCGGCCGGGTCCGGGTGACGTTCGCCGAGGGCGGCACCGACGAGGGCGATCTGCTGGTGGGTGCGGACGGGGCCGGCTCGGCGGTGCGCGCCCGGCTGCTCCCCGGCGCCGCGCCGCGCGATCTCGGGCTGCGCTGCCGATACGGCCGGATGCCGATCGACGCCACCACCGGCCCGCTGATCCCGGCCGATTTCCGCCGCGGGTTCTGCTGGGTGACCGGGAGCGGGGGCTGGGGCGCCGGCTTCGCGCCGGTGGTCTACCGGGACGGCCGCCCCGGCTACCTGATGATCGCGCTGGTCGGCCCGGCCGGCACCGGTCAACCCGACGACTGGCATCCGAAAATTCAGCAGCTTCTTTCGTACGCCGATGGCTCCTCCTTCTTCCCCATCACCATCCGAGCGAGCGTCCGCACCGACCCGTGGGCGCCCGGTCCGGTGACCCTGCTCGGTGATGCCGTGCACACCATGCCGCCGGCCGGGGGAGTGGGCGCCAACACCGCCCTGCAGGACGCCGCGACCCTGGCCGCCGAGCTGCTGTCCGGCAGGCCACTACCCGACGCGGTCGCCGCCTACGAGCGGGTGATGATTCCCCGGGGATACGACACCGTGGAGCGGTCCGTCCAGATGATCACCCAGATGTCCGGAGCCACCCACTCCTGA
- a CDS encoding antibiotic biosynthesis monooxygenase: protein MIVEYLRYRVDADRAAGFEQAYQRAAVQLAAAPQCVDYELSRCVDEPAAYLLRITWTSAEDHLKGFRGGELFPGFLAEIRPYVDDIEEMRHYEVTGVHGTGGSVPTMYEWAGGAAAFERLTAAFYTRVLADDTIGPLFAHMDPSHPRYVAMWLSEVFGGPSAYTDSRGGYAHMLGKHLGRAITEQQRRRWVALLVDAADEVGLPDDPEFRAAFMGYIEWGTRLALANSQPGAAPPRQAPVPHWGWGVAPPYRVP from the coding sequence ATGATCGTCGAATACCTCCGCTACCGGGTCGATGCTGACCGGGCCGCCGGGTTCGAGCAGGCGTACCAGCGGGCGGCCGTGCAGCTGGCGGCCGCCCCGCAGTGCGTCGACTACGAGTTGAGCCGCTGCGTCGACGAGCCGGCGGCATACCTGCTGCGGATCACCTGGACATCGGCCGAAGATCATCTGAAGGGATTCCGGGGCGGCGAGCTCTTCCCCGGTTTTCTGGCCGAGATCCGGCCCTACGTCGACGACATCGAAGAAATGCGGCACTACGAGGTGACCGGGGTGCACGGCACCGGGGGCTCGGTGCCGACGATGTACGAGTGGGCCGGCGGCGCGGCGGCCTTCGAACGGCTCACCGCAGCCTTCTACACCCGGGTCCTCGCCGACGACACGATCGGCCCGCTGTTCGCCCACATGGACCCGTCCCACCCGAGATATGTGGCGATGTGGCTGTCCGAAGTGTTCGGCGGCCCCTCCGCGTACACCGACTCGCGCGGCGGATACGCCCACATGCTGGGCAAACACCTCGGGCGGGCGATCACCGAGCAGCAACGCCGCCGCTGGGTGGCGCTGCTCGTGGACGCCGCCGACGAGGTCGGGCTGCCCGACGACCCGGAGTTCCGGGCCGCGTTCATGGGCTACATCGAGTGGGGCACCCGACTGGCCCTGGCCAACTCGCAGCCCGGCGCCGCACCACCACGACAGGCGCCGGTGCCGCACTGGGGCTGGGGGGTGGCGCCGCCGTACCGGGTACCGTGA
- a CDS encoding zinc-dependent alcohol dehydrogenase, translating to MKALQWEGVNKLAVGTVPDPELRNPGDIIVKVAKTVTCGSDLHLLGGYIPFMQKGDVLGHEFLGEVVEIGPDVRNHRVGDRVVVSSFIACGNCWYCDQKLYSLCDNGNTNPAITETLWGHAPSGCFGYSHAMGGNAGSHAEYIRVPFADVGAFTVPEAVSDERALFASDTAATGWMGADLAGVAPGDVVAVWGAGAVGQMAARAAVLLGADRVVVIDRLENRLRQVRQHIGAETLNYEQTDIAGELRELSGGRGPDVCIEAVGMEAHAPGPHFAYDQLKQQLRLQTDRPIAVREAIHACRKGGSVFVLGVYAGFVDKFPLGALMNKGLTVRGAQMHGQRYIPMLLDRMATGELTTEHLATHVMPLDRAPEGYQIFKDKKDDCVRAVFVP from the coding sequence CGGCTCCGACCTGCACCTGCTCGGCGGGTACATCCCGTTCATGCAGAAGGGCGACGTGCTCGGGCACGAATTCCTCGGCGAGGTCGTCGAGATCGGCCCGGACGTGCGCAACCACCGGGTCGGCGACCGGGTCGTGGTGTCGTCGTTCATCGCCTGCGGCAACTGCTGGTACTGCGACCAGAAGCTCTACTCGCTGTGCGACAACGGCAACACCAACCCGGCGATCACCGAAACCCTGTGGGGGCACGCGCCCAGCGGCTGCTTCGGCTACTCGCACGCGATGGGCGGCAACGCCGGCAGCCACGCCGAATACATCCGGGTGCCGTTCGCCGACGTCGGCGCGTTCACCGTCCCGGAAGCGGTCAGCGACGAGCGCGCGCTGTTCGCCTCCGACACGGCCGCCACCGGCTGGATGGGCGCCGACCTGGCCGGGGTCGCCCCGGGCGACGTGGTCGCGGTGTGGGGCGCCGGGGCGGTCGGGCAGATGGCGGCCCGCGCCGCCGTGCTGCTCGGCGCCGACCGGGTGGTCGTCATCGACCGGCTCGAGAACCGGCTGCGGCAGGTCCGGCAGCACATCGGCGCGGAGACCCTGAACTACGAGCAGACCGACATCGCCGGCGAACTGCGCGAGCTCAGCGGCGGCCGCGGCCCGGACGTGTGCATCGAGGCGGTCGGCATGGAGGCGCACGCGCCCGGCCCGCACTTCGCCTACGACCAGCTCAAACAGCAGCTGCGGCTGCAGACCGACCGGCCGATCGCGGTCCGCGAGGCGATCCACGCCTGCCGCAAGGGCGGCTCGGTGTTCGTCCTCGGCGTCTACGCCGGTTTCGTCGACAAGTTTCCGCTGGGTGCGTTGATGAACAAGGGATTGACGGTACGCGGCGCCCAGATGCACGGGCAGCGCTACATCCCGATGCTGCTGGACCGGATGGCCACGGGTGAGCTCACCACCGAACACCTGGCCACCCATGTGATGCCGCTGGACCGGGCGCCCGAGGGCTACCAGATCTTCAAGGACAAGAAGGACGACTGCGTACGCGCGGTGTTCGTGCCCTGA
- a CDS encoding HAD family phosphatase, whose protein sequence is MDLPNDAAAIIFDCDGLLVDSETCWTRAETTLFAEHGHGFGPEQKNLLIGKTLPAAGEVMADHFGLPGSGPALAARLSALVAQELATGAEPLPGARNLVESLLGRVPIAVASNSPRAFVDAALITSGLADLFKYVYAVGDVEHGKPAPDLYLAACAGLGADPARCVAFEDSATGVASASAAGLFVIGVPSVPGTTLKAHRSYASLTDPGLLAWADRLAS, encoded by the coding sequence GTGGATCTTCCGAACGACGCCGCGGCCATCATCTTCGACTGCGACGGCCTGCTCGTCGACAGCGAGACCTGCTGGACACGCGCCGAGACGACCCTGTTCGCCGAGCACGGCCACGGCTTCGGGCCGGAGCAGAAGAACCTGCTGATCGGCAAGACGCTGCCGGCCGCCGGCGAGGTGATGGCCGACCACTTCGGTCTGCCCGGCAGCGGCCCGGCCCTGGCGGCACGACTCTCCGCCCTGGTCGCGCAGGAATTGGCGACGGGCGCGGAGCCGCTACCGGGGGCCCGGAACCTGGTCGAGTCGCTGCTGGGCCGGGTCCCGATCGCGGTCGCCAGCAACAGCCCGCGCGCCTTCGTCGACGCCGCGCTGATCACTTCCGGCCTGGCCGACCTGTTCAAGTACGTGTATGCGGTCGGCGACGTCGAACACGGCAAACCGGCACCCGACCTCTACCTGGCGGCCTGCGCGGGCCTCGGCGCCGACCCGGCCCGCTGCGTGGCCTTCGAGGACTCGGCGACCGGCGTCGCCTCCGCCAGCGCCGCCGGCCTCTTCGTGATCGGCGTGCCATCGGTCCCGGGCACCACCCTCAAAGCCCACCGGTCGTACGCGTCGTTGACCGATCCTGGACTGCTGGCCTGGGCTGACCGCCTCGCATCGTGA
- a CDS encoding TetR/AcrR family transcriptional regulator, translating to MTSPRPRRSPPPQERRRDPERTRRKILEAAAVEFADHGYAGARTRAIAARAGVNQQLVSYYFGGKEGLYRAMSDQWRQRRDDLAPDGTPMPEQLRRYAMEIVHNPDGVRMFAWSGLQYTGPDDDPDRDSRTQMLGGSVTHLRRLQEAGRLPAEIDPVCLQIMLMAASMATTTLPHVIEGLCGADPRSPEFVEHYADQVALVARLLGLDED from the coding sequence GTGACATCACCACGTCCGCGCAGGTCACCCCCGCCTCAGGAACGCCGGCGAGACCCGGAACGCACCCGCCGGAAGATTCTGGAGGCGGCCGCCGTCGAGTTCGCCGACCACGGCTACGCCGGCGCCCGCACCCGGGCCATCGCCGCCCGCGCCGGCGTCAACCAGCAACTGGTGTCGTACTACTTCGGCGGCAAGGAAGGCCTCTACCGGGCCATGTCCGACCAGTGGCGGCAGCGCCGCGACGACCTCGCCCCGGACGGCACCCCGATGCCCGAACAGCTCCGCCGGTACGCCATGGAGATCGTGCACAACCCGGACGGTGTCCGGATGTTCGCCTGGAGCGGCCTGCAGTACACCGGCCCCGACGACGACCCGGACCGGGACTCCCGCACCCAGATGCTCGGCGGCAGCGTCACCCACCTGCGCCGGCTCCAGGAGGCGGGCCGGCTGCCGGCCGAGATCGACCCGGTCTGCCTGCAGATCATGCTGATGGCCGCCAGCATGGCCACCACGACGCTGCCGCACGTGATCGAGGGGTTGTGCGGGGCGGACCCGCGCTCCCCCGAGTTCGTCGAACACTACGCCGACCAGGTCGCCCTGGTGGCCCGCCTGCTCGGCCTCGACGAGGACTGA
- a CDS encoding ABC transporter permease: MTAGIAPDPQRTGERPVPVPVRRGYRFELVKLGAQWRIRLLVLACWIAPGLFVAGVGQQTTLPVDTLFGRWMLATGWASPLVMLGFAGTWGLPLLAAPAAGDVFAVEDRLGTWRHLLVTVRSPRRIFVAKTLAGLTVIVLLVAGLAVSSTVGGLLAVGDHPLIGLDGQVLTAGSAGVPAILSWISALAPTLALAAIGLLGSVALGRNPMGLLLPAMVGLGMQVAQMLPLPVAVRLALPIHAFLSWHGLFTSPRELGPLLISVAVSLLWAAAATALAYRIFVRRDFTPAAYDGSGRRALVDGALPLAGLAVATVGLLLVTVPGSTGTGITQARVESSVATTFARLYRLQAGQLHRPDVTEAQLQAAAACTKGGGLVDAEGPGNDWRCVVSWHLPEVTAVGQAVYQLDVATDGRYVADGDGPKEVNGYFVVRTDNGDAPNPLWQFDGIVELLPKG, encoded by the coding sequence ATGACCGCCGGCATCGCACCGGACCCGCAACGGACCGGCGAGCGACCGGTGCCGGTGCCGGTGCGGCGGGGGTATCGGTTCGAGCTGGTGAAGCTCGGGGCGCAGTGGCGCATCCGGCTACTGGTCCTGGCCTGCTGGATCGCGCCCGGGTTGTTCGTGGCGGGGGTCGGTCAGCAGACGACGTTGCCGGTGGACACGCTGTTCGGGCGGTGGATGCTCGCGACCGGGTGGGCGAGTCCGCTGGTCATGCTCGGGTTCGCCGGCACGTGGGGGCTGCCGCTGCTGGCGGCGCCGGCCGCGGGCGACGTGTTCGCGGTGGAGGACCGGCTGGGGACCTGGCGGCATCTGCTGGTCACGGTGCGGTCACCGCGGCGGATCTTCGTGGCCAAGACGCTGGCCGGCCTGACGGTGATCGTGCTGCTGGTGGCGGGGCTGGCCGTGTCCAGCACGGTGGGCGGGCTGCTCGCGGTGGGTGACCACCCGCTGATCGGACTCGATGGGCAGGTGCTGACGGCGGGGTCCGCCGGCGTACCGGCAATCCTGTCCTGGATTTCTGCCCTTGCCCCGACCCTGGCGCTGGCCGCGATCGGGCTGCTCGGTTCGGTGGCACTCGGCCGCAACCCGATGGGGCTGCTGCTGCCCGCGATGGTGGGGCTGGGCATGCAGGTGGCGCAGATGCTGCCGCTGCCGGTGGCGGTGCGCCTGGCGTTGCCCATTCACGCGTTCCTCAGCTGGCACGGCCTGTTCACCAGCCCGCGCGAGCTCGGTCCGCTTCTGATCAGCGTCGCGGTCAGTCTGCTGTGGGCGGCCGCGGCCACCGCTCTGGCCTACCGGATCTTCGTGCGCCGGGACTTCACCCCTGCGGCGTACGACGGCTCGGGCCGCCGCGCGCTGGTCGATGGCGCCCTGCCGCTGGCCGGTCTGGCGGTGGCGACGGTCGGGCTGTTGCTCGTCACGGTGCCCGGCTCGACCGGGACCGGGATCACCCAGGCGCGGGTGGAGTCCTCGGTGGCGACCACTTTCGCCCGTCTCTATCGGCTGCAGGCCGGGCAGTTGCACCGGCCGGACGTGACCGAGGCGCAGTTGCAGGCGGCCGCGGCGTGCACGAAGGGCGGCGGTCTGGTCGACGCGGAGGGGCCGGGCAACGACTGGCGCTGCGTCGTCTCCTGGCATCTGCCCGAGGTGACCGCTGTGGGTCAGGCCGTCTACCAGCTGGATGTCGCCACGGACGGGCGGTATGTCGCGGACGGCGACGGCCCGAAAGAGGTGAACGGCTATTTCGTCGTGCGCACCGACAACGGCGACGCACCGAATCCGCTCTGGCAGTTCGACGGCATCGTCGAGCTGCTTCCGAAGGGATAG